One genomic window of Cannabis sativa cultivar Pink pepper isolate KNU-18-1 chromosome 2, ASM2916894v1, whole genome shotgun sequence includes the following:
- the LOC115718632 gene encoding uncharacterized protein LOC115718632 — protein MAFSLLRKWKWRTVNSALPPWPRPQTFRSDAALEAIAKASQHNLSTIFLYNYPSFSGAFSALFAHLFHSRINLPCLILPFSSVEPLRVEDLCTEGLENLYLLDFFGPKGFAEALSRRASFKVIGFDHRKSVLPIIPSEEDCPANLKFHLNVEKSSSIAVYEYFSAKLSQTKHSDGMVASLLESKDQGRVEMILKHIEDTDLRRWSLPDTKAFNIGLDKWRSKLNCLTNPYMYEQLMEINSADLIAVGNSYISTREKAAEKLLNKAFKVMLGRGFYGECLGVRADTNSDLVDEIGKKLSVKSAAAGLRPIGAVIHMQGSNLKVCLRSTVNGIDTSEVAKAYGGGGSSSSSSFIIRMDEYNQWLSAI, from the exons ATGGCGTTCTCACTACTCCGGAAATGGAAATGGAGGACCGTTAACTCAGCATTGCCGCCATGGCCGCGACCTCAGACCTTCCGATCAGATGCGGCATTGGAGGCCATAGCCAAAGCTTCCCAACACAACCTCTCTACTATATTTCTCTACAACTATCCCTCCTTTTCTGGAGCTTTCTCCGCTCTCTTCGCTCACCTCTTTCACTCCCGTATCAACCTCCCTTGTCTCATACTCCCTTTCTCTTCGGTCGAACCTCTCAG GGTTGAGGATTTATGCACTGAAGGCCTTGAGAATTTGTATCTTCTCGACTTTTTTGGTCCCAAAGGATTTGCCGAAGCGCTTTCTAGGCGAGCTTCATTCAA AGTGATAGGATTTGATCATAGAAAATCAGTTCTTCCTATTATACCATCTGAGGAAGATTGTCCTGCAAATCTCAAATTTCATCTGAATGTTGAGAAGAGCAGCTCTATTGCTGTGTATGAATACTTCTCTGCTAAACTTTCTCAGACCAAACATTCTGAT ggAATGGTTGCAAGTTTATTAGAGTCAAAGGACCAAGGTCGTGTAGAAATGATTCTTAAGCACATTGAAGATACTGATTTACGTCGATGGAGCTTACCAGATACTAAAGCATTTAATATTGGACTTGACAAATGGAGGTCGAAATTGAATTGCTTAACCAATCCATATATGTATGAACAG TTGATGGAGATTAATTCTGCTGATTTAATTGCTGTTGGAAATTCTTATATTTCTACTCGTGAAAAAGCCGCAGAGAAGTTGCTTAATAAAGCTTTCAAAGTTATGTTGGGCAGAGGATTTTATGGGGAATGCCTG GGAGTTCGAGCAGATACAAATTCTGATTTAGTTGATGAAATTGGCAAGAAACTTAGTGTAAAAAGTGCCGCTGCGGGTCTCag GCCTATAGGAGCTGTCATACACATGCAAGGAAGTAATCTCAAAGTATGCTTGAGGAGTACTGTTAATGGCATTGATACCTCTGAAGTTGCTAAA GCATATGGTGGAGGGGGATCTTCAAGTTCAAGCTCCTTTATCATAAGGATGGATGAGTATAACCAGTGGCTTTCTGCGATATAA
- the LOC115718631 gene encoding oligopeptide transporter 4 isoform X2 has protein sequence MLGVLLGLVLLMQLGLLILLRLFMEGISLFLLVGFSLSPLSKVLGYGWAGLLRKYVVEPAHMWWPSTLVQVSLFRALHEKDEQRMSRAKFFLIALICSFSWYVFPGFLFPTLTNISWVCWVFSKSVTAQQIGSGMKGLGLGSFTLDWSAVASFLFSPLICPFFSILNIFAGYALIIYVALPIAYWGLDLYSARKFPIFSSHLFTAEGQIYNISAIVNNKFELDTAKYEEQGRIHLSMFFALTYGFGFATIAATLTHVAFFYGREIYQRYSASYKGKEDIHTKLMRRYKDIPSWWFYFLLGVTLLISLALCIFMNDQVQMPWWGLLFAAAMAFIFTLPISIITATTNQTPGLNIITEYVMGIILPGHPIANVCFKTYGYMSTAQAVSFLNDFKLGHYMKIPPRSMFLVQFIGTILAGTINLAVAWWLLGSVENICQDNLLPPDSPWTCPGDRVFFDASVIWGLVGPKRIFGSRGNYPEMNWFFLGGAIGPIVVWLFHKAFPKQTWIPLINLPVLLGATAMMPPATPLNYNAWIIVGTIFNFFVFRYRKQWWQRYNYILSAALDAGVAFMAVLLYFSLGVENRGLKWWGTDGEHCPLASCPTAKGIVVDGCPVK, from the exons ATGCTGGGAGTGCTTTTGGGTCTGGTTCTACTTATGCAGTTGGgattgttaatattattaaggcTTTTTATGGAAGGAATATCTCTTTTCTTGCTAGTTGGCTTCTCATTATCACCACTCAg TAAGGTGCTGGGATATGGTTGGGCTGGGCTGTTAAGGAAGTATGTGGTTGAACCAGCTCATATGTGGTGGCCCAGCACCCTCGTTCAAGTCTCTCTTTTCAG AGCATTGCATGAGAAAGACGAGCAGCGGATGTCACGGGCAAAGTTCTTTTTAATAGCTCTAATCTGCAGTTTTTCATGGTATGTTTTTCCGGGATTCCTATTCCCAACACTCACAAACATATCATGGGTTTGCTGGGTATTCTCAAAGTCAGTTACAGCACAGCAGATCGGTTCAGGCATGAAAGGCCTTGGACTGGGATCGTTCACACTTGACTGGTCAGCCGTGGCATCTTTCTTATTCAGCCCTCTAATCTGCCCGTTCTTTAGCATTCTCAACATTTTTGCTGGCTATGCACTGATAATTTATGTTGCACTACCTATAGCATACTGGGGACTGGACTTGTACAGTGCAAGAAAATTTCCCATTTTCTCTTCACACTTGTTTACCGCAGAAGGTCAAATTTACAATATATCAGCTATAGTGAACAACAAGTTCGAGTTGGATACAGCAAAGTATGAGGAGCAAGGAAGAATTCACTTAAGCATGTTTTTCGCCCTCACTTATGGTTTCGGTTTTGCCACCATAGCTGCCACCCTCACACATGTGGCTTTCTTCTATGGAAG GGAGATCTATCAGCGGTACAGTGCTTCATATAAAGGCAAGGAGGACATCCATACAAAACTAATGAGAAGATACAAGGACATACCTTCCTGGTGGTTTTACTTCTTGCTTGGCGTGACACTATTAATATCCCTAGCACTCTGCATTTTTATGAATGACCAGGTTCAGATGCCATGGTGGGGACTCCTCTTTGCTGCTGCTATGGCCTTCATTTTCACTCTCCCAATCAGCATTATAACTGCTACAACAAACCAG ACACCGGGGCTCAACATAATAACAGAGTATGTCATGGGTATCATATTACCAGGACATCCAATTGCCAATGTTTGCTTCAAAACGTATGGCTATATGAGTACGGCACAGGCTGTGTCCTTTCTAAATGATTTTAAGCTGGGGCATTATATGAAGATTCCTCCAAGATCGATGTTTCTAGTTCAG TTCATAGGAACGATCCTTGCTGGAACCATCAATCTTGCAGTGGCATGGTGGTTGTTGGGTTCTGTGGAGAATATATGCCAGGATAATCTTCTCCCACCAGATAGTCCCTGGACTTGTCCTGGTGACCGAGTCTTCTTTGATGCATCTGTCATATGGGGATTAGTTGGACCAAAGCGTATATTTGGATCTCGTGGAAACTATCCAGAGATGAATTGGTTTTTCCTTGGAGGTGCGATTGGACCAATAGTTGTTTGGCTGTTCCACAAGGCATTCCCCAAACAAACATGGATACCCCTGATCAACCTTCCAGTCCTTCTAGGAGCAACAGCAATGATGCCACCAGCAACACCACTGAACTACAATGCCTGGATTATAGTTGGAACCATTTTCAACTTCTTTGTCTTCCGATACAGGAAACAATGGTGGCAGAGGTACAATTATATTCTTTCAGCAGCACTGGATGCTGGGGTGGCTTTCATGGCAGTGTTATTATACTTTTCACTGGGTGTGGAGAATAGAGGCTTGAAATGGTGGGGAACAGATGGTGAACACTGCCCATTAGCAAGTTGTCCAACTGCTAAAGGCATAGTAGTCGATGGCTGTCCAGTGAAGTAA
- the LOC115718643 gene encoding glutamyl-tRNA(Gln) amidotransferase subunit C, chloroplastic/mitochondrial: protein MGSRAVVFGKGIKVLSLPFNGKALLLPKKNNLDLVRRNCSTPTSGSSLEPPDVSRLAQTARISLTPQEVEDFGPKIRQVVDWFGQLQAVDLHSVEPAIRADTEGDNLRDDIPETFENREAIIGAVPNFEDPYIKVPKVLNKE from the exons ATGGGGAGCAGAGCTGTAGTTTTTGGCAAGGGAATCAAAGTTCTGAGCCTCCCATTTAATGGAAAAGCTCTTCTTCTTCCTAAGAAGAACAATTTGGATTTGGTCAGAAGAAACTGCTCAACTCCGACGAGTGGGTCCTCCCTTGAACCTCCAGATGTCTCGCGTTTGGCTCAAACAGCCAGAATTTCCCTCACTCCTCAAGAG GTAGAAGACTTTGGTCCCAAAATTCGTCAAGTAGTGGATTG GTTTGGACAACTTCAAGCTGTTGATCTTCATAGTGTTGAGCCTGCAATTAGAGCAG ATACTGAGGGTGACAATTTGCGCGATGATATTCCCGAAACATTTGAGAACAG GGAAGCCATAATTGGTGCAGTTCCAAATTTTGAAGATCCATACATTAAAGTTCCCAAAGTGTTGAACAAGGAATAA
- the LOC115718631 gene encoding oligopeptide transporter 4 isoform X1, which produces MDSPQPKPELGPPEEESPIEEVRLTVKNTDDPTLPVWTFRMWFLGLLSCSLLSFLNQFFAYRTEPLIITQITVQVAALPIGKFLAKALPNTRFRVLGLGERRFSLNPGPFNMKEHVLISIFANAGSAFGSGSTYAVGIVNIIKAFYGRNISFLASWLLIITTQVLGYGWAGLLRKYVVEPAHMWWPSTLVQVSLFRALHEKDEQRMSRAKFFLIALICSFSWYVFPGFLFPTLTNISWVCWVFSKSVTAQQIGSGMKGLGLGSFTLDWSAVASFLFSPLICPFFSILNIFAGYALIIYVALPIAYWGLDLYSARKFPIFSSHLFTAEGQIYNISAIVNNKFELDTAKYEEQGRIHLSMFFALTYGFGFATIAATLTHVAFFYGREIYQRYSASYKGKEDIHTKLMRRYKDIPSWWFYFLLGVTLLISLALCIFMNDQVQMPWWGLLFAAAMAFIFTLPISIITATTNQTPGLNIITEYVMGIILPGHPIANVCFKTYGYMSTAQAVSFLNDFKLGHYMKIPPRSMFLVQFIGTILAGTINLAVAWWLLGSVENICQDNLLPPDSPWTCPGDRVFFDASVIWGLVGPKRIFGSRGNYPEMNWFFLGGAIGPIVVWLFHKAFPKQTWIPLINLPVLLGATAMMPPATPLNYNAWIIVGTIFNFFVFRYRKQWWQRYNYILSAALDAGVAFMAVLLYFSLGVENRGLKWWGTDGEHCPLASCPTAKGIVVDGCPVK; this is translated from the exons ATGGATTCTCcacaacccaaacccgaactcggCCCGCCCGAGGAGGAGTCGCCGATTGAGGAGGTCCGGCTAACAGTTAAAAACACGGACGACCCGACCCTACCCGTATGGACCTTTCGGATGTGGTTTTTGGGTCTACTCTCATGCTCTCTCTTATCATTTCTCAACCAATTCTTTGCTTACCGTACAGAGCCACTTATCATAACCCAAATAACAGTTCAAGTGGCTGCTCTTCCCATTGGCAAATTTCTTGCCAAGGCACTTCCCAACACTCGTTTTCGAGTGTTGGGGTTGGGGGAGAGACGGTTCTCCCTCAACCCGGGCCCGTTTAACATGAAAGAGCACGTGCTCATTTCCATATTTGCTAATGCTGGGAGTGCTTTTGGGTCTGGTTCTACTTATGCAGTTGGgattgttaatattattaaggcTTTTTATGGAAGGAATATCTCTTTTCTTGCTAGTTGGCTTCTCATTATCACCACTCAg GTGCTGGGATATGGTTGGGCTGGGCTGTTAAGGAAGTATGTGGTTGAACCAGCTCATATGTGGTGGCCCAGCACCCTCGTTCAAGTCTCTCTTTTCAG AGCATTGCATGAGAAAGACGAGCAGCGGATGTCACGGGCAAAGTTCTTTTTAATAGCTCTAATCTGCAGTTTTTCATGGTATGTTTTTCCGGGATTCCTATTCCCAACACTCACAAACATATCATGGGTTTGCTGGGTATTCTCAAAGTCAGTTACAGCACAGCAGATCGGTTCAGGCATGAAAGGCCTTGGACTGGGATCGTTCACACTTGACTGGTCAGCCGTGGCATCTTTCTTATTCAGCCCTCTAATCTGCCCGTTCTTTAGCATTCTCAACATTTTTGCTGGCTATGCACTGATAATTTATGTTGCACTACCTATAGCATACTGGGGACTGGACTTGTACAGTGCAAGAAAATTTCCCATTTTCTCTTCACACTTGTTTACCGCAGAAGGTCAAATTTACAATATATCAGCTATAGTGAACAACAAGTTCGAGTTGGATACAGCAAAGTATGAGGAGCAAGGAAGAATTCACTTAAGCATGTTTTTCGCCCTCACTTATGGTTTCGGTTTTGCCACCATAGCTGCCACCCTCACACATGTGGCTTTCTTCTATGGAAG GGAGATCTATCAGCGGTACAGTGCTTCATATAAAGGCAAGGAGGACATCCATACAAAACTAATGAGAAGATACAAGGACATACCTTCCTGGTGGTTTTACTTCTTGCTTGGCGTGACACTATTAATATCCCTAGCACTCTGCATTTTTATGAATGACCAGGTTCAGATGCCATGGTGGGGACTCCTCTTTGCTGCTGCTATGGCCTTCATTTTCACTCTCCCAATCAGCATTATAACTGCTACAACAAACCAG ACACCGGGGCTCAACATAATAACAGAGTATGTCATGGGTATCATATTACCAGGACATCCAATTGCCAATGTTTGCTTCAAAACGTATGGCTATATGAGTACGGCACAGGCTGTGTCCTTTCTAAATGATTTTAAGCTGGGGCATTATATGAAGATTCCTCCAAGATCGATGTTTCTAGTTCAG TTCATAGGAACGATCCTTGCTGGAACCATCAATCTTGCAGTGGCATGGTGGTTGTTGGGTTCTGTGGAGAATATATGCCAGGATAATCTTCTCCCACCAGATAGTCCCTGGACTTGTCCTGGTGACCGAGTCTTCTTTGATGCATCTGTCATATGGGGATTAGTTGGACCAAAGCGTATATTTGGATCTCGTGGAAACTATCCAGAGATGAATTGGTTTTTCCTTGGAGGTGCGATTGGACCAATAGTTGTTTGGCTGTTCCACAAGGCATTCCCCAAACAAACATGGATACCCCTGATCAACCTTCCAGTCCTTCTAGGAGCAACAGCAATGATGCCACCAGCAACACCACTGAACTACAATGCCTGGATTATAGTTGGAACCATTTTCAACTTCTTTGTCTTCCGATACAGGAAACAATGGTGGCAGAGGTACAATTATATTCTTTCAGCAGCACTGGATGCTGGGGTGGCTTTCATGGCAGTGTTATTATACTTTTCACTGGGTGTGGAGAATAGAGGCTTGAAATGGTGGGGAACAGATGGTGAACACTGCCCATTAGCAAGTTGTCCAACTGCTAAAGGCATAGTAGTCGATGGCTGTCCAGTGAAGTAA